The Streptomyces sp. NBC_01439 genome contains the following window.
ACACGGCGATCTGGTGGAACGCTTCATCCCTTGCGCGGTGTGGGATTCGACTGGTTCCACTGCGCTGACCTGGGGCTTCGGGGGCGCGAACGAGGTTTATCCGATGTTGGTCATGCTTGCGGGGGAATCGGGGACTCCGGGATGGTTCGCCGGGGATTCGGTGGGCAACTCTGGTCTCGCGACGTCGTCACCACATGGAACGAACGACCGAGGCGGTCGGCCAACTGCCTTGGACGGATTCCTACTTCGGTTTTCTGGAGGAATGTAGACATGGCAAGCATCCGTACCGCCCGCGTCATCGCCGCCGTCGCGGCGCTCCCCCTCGCCGTCGCTCTCTTCGGCGGGGTGGCGTCGGCGGACAACGACGGGTCGAACGCGAGCGTGGCCGGCGTCATTGGCAGTGGCGTGGGCGGGGACAACAACGGCAACTCGTCAACATCGCAGCAGGTGGCCACCGGCTCCGGCGCATCCAACCAGAACAACACGGCTCAGGTGAACGGCTCGGCCCTCACCGCGATCGACCAGTCCAATACGACCGTCGCGGTCAACTTCGTCCCCTGGTGGTAGCCGCGGCCTGAGCCGCTCCGATTCTTGAGGGCGCCCGTGCGACCGGACCGGCTGGGGTCCGGTAGCGCGGGCGTCCTCACGCATGCCCCCCGACCTTGACATCGCGGGTGAATCTGACGGACAGTCAGGTTTCCTCGATGATGTGACGCCGGGAGGCCAGCGCCGTGCACCTCGCCCCGACCGAAGGTCAGTTGCGGCTCCGCGCCGAACTGCGCGCGTACTTCAAGGACCTGCTACCGGACGGCCTCCCCGATGATCCGGCCCGCCAGCGCGAACTCCTGCGCCGCATAGGCGCCGACGGGCTCCTCGGCCTCGGTTGGCCCGTCGAGTACGGCGGCCGGGGACGGGGCGCCGACGAGCAGTTCGTCTTCTTCGACGAGGCCTACCGGGCCGGTGCCCCCGTCTCCATGGTCACCCTCAACACCGTCGGCCCGACCCTGATGAAGTACGGGACCGAGGAGCAGAAGGACTACTTCCTCCCCCGGATCCTGGCGGGTGACGTCGTCTTCGCCATCGGCTACTCCGAACCCGAGGCCGGCACCGACCTCGCCGCCCTGCGCACGCGCGCGGTCCGCGACGGATCCGACTGGCTGATCGACGGGCAGAAGGTGTTCACCTCCAACGCCCAGAACGCGGACTGGATCTGGCTCGCCTGCCGCACGGACCCCGAGGCCCCCAAACACAAGGGCATCTCGATCATCCTGGTGCCCACCTACGCCCCGGGCTTCTCCTGGACTCCGATCGACACCGTCGGCGGGCTCACCACCACGGCCACGTACTACGACGGCGTCCGCGTGCCCGCCGGCCATCTCGTCGGCCCCGAGCACGGCGGCTGGGGTCTGATCACCAACCAGCTCAACCACGAGCGCGTCGCCCTCGCAGCCATCGGCATGCAGGCCGAGGACTTCTACGCGTACGCGCGCGATTACGCCCGCACCCCCGACCCGGTCACCGGTGACCGCCCCGCGGACCTCCCCTGGGTGCGGTCCCGGCTCGCCGAGGCGCACGCACGGCTGGCCGCCGTACGCCTCCTCAACTGGCGGCTCGTCCAGGACGTGGGCAGCGGCGCACTGGCCCCCGGCGATGCCAGCGGGGTGAAGTTCCTCGGTACCGAGTCCACCGTCGAGGTGTACCGGATGTGCCAGGAGGTGGTGGGTGAGGAGGCCCTGATCCGCGGGCCCGCGGCGTTCGCGGGCGGCGAGCTCGAACGGATGAACCGGGCCGCCCAGATCAACACGTTCGGCGGCGGGGTCAGCGAGGTCCAGCGGGAGATCGTCGCCATGATGCGGCTCGGCATGAAGGGGAGGAAACGATGACGGCGGACGACGCGGACGCGGACGTGAACGACGCGGACACGGCCGGGGGCACGGCAGCGACCGGAGCCGAGACCGGGGTCGTGGCCGGGGCCGAGGAGGCTGCCCGGTTCCACACGCTGTTGGCGGCCTTCGAGGGGCAGCCGGCCGCCACCGCGGCCCGGGGCAAGGACGTGGTCAACGAGCCGATGATCCGCCACTGGTGCGAGGCGATGGGCGATGCCAACCCCGCCTACACCGGTCCGGACGCCATCGCGCCGCCCACCATGCTCCAGGCCTGGACCATGGGCGGCCTCTCCGGCCACGCGGACCGCTCCTCCGCCTACGACGAGCTCCTCGCGCTCCTCGACGGCGCCGGCTTCGCCTCCGTGGTCGCCACCGACTGCGAGCAGGAGTACCACCGCCCCCTGCGCCCCGGCGCCGCGATCACCTTCGACGCCGTCATCGAGACCGTGTCGCCCCGCAAGACGACCAAGCTCGGTACCGGCCACTTCGTGACCACCCGCATGGACGTCCAGGCGGACGGGGAGCTCGCAGGCACCCACCGCTTCCGCATCCTCAAGTACGCGCCCGCCGCCGGACCGGTGCGGCGGCCCCCGGCACAGCGGCCCCCCTCGCAGCGCCCCCGCCCCGTGGTCAACCGCGACAACCAAGGGTTCTGGGACGGGGTGCGCGACCACAAGCTGCTGATCCAGCGCTGCAGTTCCTGCGCCGCCCTCCGCTTCCCGTGGCTCCCCGGCTGCAACGCCTGCGCGAGCCCCGACTGGGACGCGGTCGAGGCCTCCGGCGCCGGCACGGTGTTCAGTTACGTCGTCATGCACCACCCGACCTTCCCGGCCTTCGACCCGCCCTACGCGGTCGCACTCGTCGAGCTCGCCGAAGGGGTCCGGATGATCAGCAACATCACCGGCGTGCCCCACGACAAGGTGCGCATCGGTCTCCCCGTCCAGCTGGAGTTCCTGCGCGTCGACGCCGGCCTCGAACTCCCCGTCTTCCGCGGGAGCGAGGGCTGATGGACTTCCACTCCACCGAGGAGCAGGCCGCCGCGGCCGGTCTCGCCGCTCGGATCTTCTCCGATCTCGCCACCCACGAGCGCCTCGCCGAAGCCGGCACCGGCAGCGACGCCGAGCTGTGGAAGGCACTCACCGCGGCCGGACTGATCGCCGCGGTCGAGGAGATCGGCCTGCTCGGGCTGGTCCTGCTACTGGAGGAACAGGGCCGCACCACCGCACAGGTCCCGTACGCCGCCACCTGCGTGTACGGGATCCTTCCCGTGGCCGCGCACGGCAGCCCCGATCAGCGTGCCCGCCTGCTGCCCGCCCTCGGCACGGGTGAGGCCGTGGCCACCGGTGCGTTCCCGGCGCGCGGCCGGATCACCGCCGAGGGCTGCCGGCTCACCGGGACCGCCCCCGCCGTGCCGTGGCTGCGCGACGCCACGCACGTACTGGTCCCGGACACGGACCGGGCGCTGTGGCTCGTACGGACTGACGCGCCCGGTGTGCGGACCTCCCCGGTGGAGACCACCGCCCCGTGGTCGGCGGGCCGGCTGGTGCTGACCGCGGCCGAGGGCGAGCGCCTCGGTTCGGAAGGTGCGTACGAGGGCACGCTCGCCGCCGCCCGTACCGCCTTCGCCGGGCTCCAGGCGGGCGTGTGCGCGGGCTCTCTCGCCCGCGCGGTGGAATACACCTCCACCCGGGAGCAGTTCGGCAGACCGCTCTCCACCCATCAAGGGGTCATGTTGCGCGCGGCCGACGCCCACATGGACACCGAGGCGATCCGGGTCACCACGTACGAGGCGGCCTGGCGCATCGACCAGGGCCTTCCGGCACACGAGCACGCGCTGACGGCCGCCTGGTGGGCCTCGGAGGCGGGCAAGCGGGTCGTGCACGCGGGCCAGCACCTGCACGGCGGCATGGGTGCCGACCTGGACCACCCCGTCCACCGGCACTTCCTGTGGGGACGCCAACTGGACGCCTATCTGGGCTGCGGCAGCGAACTGCTGGCCGAGCTCGGAGCTGCGATAGCCGAGGGAGAACAGGCATGAACATCGGCGACACGCTCCCGCCACTGGAGATCCCGGTCACCCGCACGCTGATCGTTGCGGGCGCGATCGCCTCCCGCGACTACCAGGACGTGCACCACGACGCGGCGCTCGCGCAGGAGAAGGGCTCCCCGGACATCTTCATGAACATCCTGACCACGAACGGCCTGGTCGGCCGCTACGTCACCGACCACCTCGGGCCGCACGCCGTCCTGCGCAAGGTGGCCATCCGCCTGGGCGCCCCCAACTACCCCGGCGACACGATGACCCTCACCGGCACCGTCACCGACGTCTCCGTCACCGCTGCGTCCGGGGCCACCGCCTCCGGAACCACCGTCGAGATCCGGGTCGTCGGGGCCAACGGCCTCGGGCACCACGTCACGGGAACGGTCACCGCGGAGGTGCCGGCATGAGCGTCCGCACCCGCGACGATCTCGGCGGCCGCGCCGCCATCGTCGGCATCGGAGCGACCGAGTTCTCCAAGGATTCCGGCCGCAGTGAGCTCAAGCTCGCCGTCGAGGCGGTGCACGCCGCCCTGGACGACGCCGGACTCACCCCCGCCGATGTCGACGGCATGGTCACCTTCACCATGGACACCAGCCCCGAGATCACCGTCGCCCAGGCGGCGGGCATCGGGGACCTGTCCTTCTTCTCCCGCATCCACTACGGCGGCGGTGCTGCCTGCGCCACCGTCCAGCAGGCCGCCCTCGCCGTCGCCACCGGGGTCGCGGAGGTCGTCGTCTGCTACCGCGCCTTCAACGAGCGCTCCGGGCGCCGCTTCGGCTCCGGGGTCCAGCAGCGGGAGCCCTCGGCGGAAGGGGCGGCGCTCGGCTGGTCGCTGCCGTGGGGGCTGCTGACTCCCGCCTCCTGGGTGGCCATGACCGCCCAGCGCTACCTGCACACCTACAACCTCACCCCCGAGGCGTTCGGGCACGTCGCGGTCACCGACCGCCGGCACGCCGCGAACAACCCCGCCGCCTACTTCTACGGCAAGCCCATCACCCTCGCCGACCACGCCGCCTCGCGCTGGATCGTGGAGCCGCTGCGGCTGCTGGACTGCTGCCAGGAGACGGACGGCGGCCAGGCCGTCGTCGTCACCAGGGCCGAGCGCGCCCGGGACCTGAGACACGCGCCCGCCGTGATCACCGCGGCCGCGCAGGGCGCCGGGCGCCGCCAGGAGGGCATGACCTCCTTTTACCGTGACGACCTCACCGGGCTGCCGGAGATGGACGTGGTCGCCCGCCAGCTGTGGCGGACCAGTGGGCTACGGCCCTCGGACATCGACGTCGGCATCCTCTACGACCACTTCACCCCCTTCGTGCTGATGCAGCTGGAGGAGTTCGGCTTCTGCGCGCCGGGCGAGGCCGCGGATTTCGTGGCCGCGGACGCGCTGCCGCTCAACACCCACGGCGGCCAGCTCGGAGAGGCGTACCTGCACGGGATGAACGGCATCGCCGAGGCCGTCCGCCAGCTGCGCGGTACCTCCGTCAACCAGGTCGCGGGGGCGTCACACGCTCTCGTCACGGCCGGTACCGGGGTCCCGACCTCCGGCCTGATCCTCGGCGCCGACAGCTGAGACCCGGGCCCCGTGGCCCCCGCCCCCTCCACCTTCAGGGGGTGGGGACGGCCCTGTTCCTACAACCTGAGGTGGATCCACCATCGGCACCTGCGGCCGATCCCAGGGCGGGCGGGCGCTCCTAGCGTGGAGACATGACCACGCCTGTGTGCACACTCGCCTCGAATCCGACGCCGTACCCGTCGTTCTCGGCGTACGTCCGGACCCGCGGCACGGTCCTGATGCGCACCGCGCGCTCCCTCACCGCCAACCCGTGCGATGCGGAGGACCTGCTCCAGACCGCCCTCGCCAAGACGTACGTGGCCTGGGACCGGATCGAGGACCACCGCGCCCTGGACGGCTACGTCCGTCGGACCCTCGTCAACACCCGTACCTCCCAGTGGCGTAAGCGCAGGGTCGACGAGTTCGCATGCGACGAGCTCCCGGAGCCCGAGGCGGTCCCGGCCGGCGACCCCGCCGAGGCGCAGGCGCTGCGCGACGCGATGTGGCGCGCGGTGACCCGGCTGCCCGACCGGCAGCGGGCCATGGTCGTCCTGCGGTACTACGAGGACCTGAGCGAGGTGCAGACGGCGGAGCTGCTCGGGGTGTCCGTCGGTACGGTCAAGAGCGCGGTCTCCCGCGCGCTGGGCAAACTCCGCGAGGACCCGGAGCTCACGCCGGTCCGGTGACGGATGGCGTTTCACGTGAAACGTGAGGACGTCCGGGGATGTTTCACGTGAAACACGCCCTGGTTTCTACTCCCGGGTAGTGACATGCCGACCGGTACGTGCGCAGAATCGGCAGCATCCGTAGCCGCCGCAGCGCCGCAGCGCTCACCGGGAGGACGCTTTGCTCAGCACCATGCAGGACGTACCGCTCCTCGTCACCCGCATACTCCGACACGGGATGACGATCCACGGGAAGTCCCAGGTCACGACCTGGACCGGGGAGGCCGAGCCGCAGCGCCGCAGCTTCGCCGAGATCGGCAACCGCGCCACCCGTCTTGCCGGCGCGCTGCGCGACGCGCTCGGAGTGCAGCAGGACGAGCGGGTCGCCACCCTGATGTGGAACAACGCCGAGCACGTCGAGGCGTACTTCGCGATCCCCTCCATGGGCGCGGTCCTGCACACCCTCAACCTGCGGCTCCCTCCTGAGCAGCTGGTCTTCATCGTCAACCACGCCGCCGACCGGGTGGTACTGGTCAACGGCACGCTGCTGCCCCTGCTCGCGCCGCTGCTGCCGCACCTGCCGACCATCGAGCACGTGGTGGTCACCGGCATCGGCGACCGCTCCGCGCTCGAAGGCCTGAACGTGCGCGTGCACGAGTACGAGGAGCTCCTCGACGACGCCTCCGACAGCTTCGACTGGCCCGAGCTGGACGAGCGCCAGGCCGCGGCGATGTGCTACACCTCCGGCACCACCGGGGAGCCCAAGGGCGTCGTCTTCTCCCACCGCTCGGTCTACCTGCACTCCATGCAGGTCAACATGGCCGAGTCGATGGGCCTGACGGACCGGGACACCACTCTCGTCGTGGTCCCGCAGTTCCATGTGAACGCCTGGGGGCTGCCGCACGCCACCTTCATGACCGGTATCAACATGCTGATGCCGGACCGCTTCCTGCAGCCCGCCCCGCTCGCGGAGATGATCGAGCGGGAGAAGCCCACGCACGCCGCGGCCGTCCCCACCATCTGGCAGGGACTGCTGGCCGAGGTCACCGCCAACCCGCGCGACCTGACTTCGATGAAGCAGGTCACCATCGGCGGTTCGGCCTGTCCGCCCGCCCTGATGGAGGCGTACGACAAGCTCGGAGTCCGTGTCTGCCACGCCTGGGGCATGACCGAGACCTCGCCGCTGGGCACGATGGCGCACCCGCCGGCCGGCCTGAGCGCCGAGGAGGAGTGGCCCTACCGGATCACCCAGGGCCGTTTCCCGGCGGGCGTCGAGGCCCGGCTGATCGGCCCCGCCGGAGACCTCCTGCCCTGGGACGGGGAGTCCGCGGGCGAGCTGGAGGTGCGCGGCAACTGGATCGCTAGCTCCTACTACGGCGGCGCGTCCGGCGAATCCTTCCGGCCCGACGACAAGTTCAGCGCCGACGGCTGGCTCAAGACCGGCGATGTCGGCGTGATCAGCGCAGACGGTTTCCTCACCCTCACCGACCGCGCCAAGGACGTCATCAAGTCCGGCGGTGAGTGGATCTCCAGCGTGGACCTGGAGAACGCGCTGATGGCGCACCCCGAGGTCGCCGAGGCCGCCGTCGTCGCCGTTCCCGACGAGAAGTGGGGAGAGCGCCCGCTGGCCACGGTCGTCCTCAAGGAGGGCGCGAGCGTGAACTACACGGGTCTGCGCGAGTTCCTCTCCCGGACCGTCGCCAAGTGGCAGCTGCCGGAGCGCTGGACGTTCATCGAGGCAGTGCCGAAGACCAGTGTCGGCAAGTTCGACAAAAAGGTGATCCGCAAGCAGTACGCGGACGGCGCGCTGGACGTGACCAAGCTCGACTGACGACCGCGGGCGCCTAACCCCGGGTGAGCCATGGCCGCAGCAGCCTACTGACTGCGGGCATGGCCACGTAGGTCATCAGGGTGCTGAACACGACGGCGAAGGCGGCCGTCCGCAACACGAAGTGCAGATTGACCAGGTACGGCCCGAGCACCGCGTTGCCGATCAGTGAGATCGGGAAGATTGCCAGCCCCGAGCTGATCGCCATCTTCCACCGAGGCGGCGCGGGCCGGGTCGTACCCGGCTTGGCGAACCAGGTCTCCATGCCGTGCAGTTCCCGGCGGGCTATCTCCGTGTGGTGGTGGCCGAGGCAGTTGGCGAACCACTGCGCCCGCTCCGGGGAGTCCTGCCAGCGCTGGAACGCGGCCTGATTGCGGAAGCGGTGGACCAGGAACCACGGCCCGCCCTCCGTCGCCGGCCGGAAGAGTCCGTACCCGAGGTGGTCCGGGAAGCCCGCGGCGGTCTCCAGGATGCCGTGGGCCCAGGCCTCGAAGGTCTCCTCGTGGCCGGGCTCCACCTGCCGTGCGATGAGCAGGTTCACCTCCCCGTTGTCGGCGGGGACGGTGTGCTCGCTCGTGTTGATGATGGCCATCGGCCCAGGATTACTAGTTGGTGCCGATCTTGGCCAGGAGGTCCACGATGCGGCCCTGGACGTCCGCGGTGGTGGACCGTTCCGCGAGGAAGAGGACGCTCTCGCCGGAGGCGAG
Protein-coding sequences here:
- a CDS encoding acyl-CoA dehydrogenase family protein, producing MHLAPTEGQLRLRAELRAYFKDLLPDGLPDDPARQRELLRRIGADGLLGLGWPVEYGGRGRGADEQFVFFDEAYRAGAPVSMVTLNTVGPTLMKYGTEEQKDYFLPRILAGDVVFAIGYSEPEAGTDLAALRTRAVRDGSDWLIDGQKVFTSNAQNADWIWLACRTDPEAPKHKGISIILVPTYAPGFSWTPIDTVGGLTTTATYYDGVRVPAGHLVGPEHGGWGLITNQLNHERVALAAIGMQAEDFYAYARDYARTPDPVTGDRPADLPWVRSRLAEAHARLAAVRLLNWRLVQDVGSGALAPGDASGVKFLGTESTVEVYRMCQEVVGEEALIRGPAAFAGGELERMNRAAQINTFGGGVSEVQREIVAMMRLGMKGRKR
- a CDS encoding bifunctional MaoC family dehydratase N-terminal/OB-fold nucleic acid binding domain-containing protein, with translation MTADDADADVNDADTAGGTAATGAETGVVAGAEEAARFHTLLAAFEGQPAATAARGKDVVNEPMIRHWCEAMGDANPAYTGPDAIAPPTMLQAWTMGGLSGHADRSSAYDELLALLDGAGFASVVATDCEQEYHRPLRPGAAITFDAVIETVSPRKTTKLGTGHFVTTRMDVQADGELAGTHRFRILKYAPAAGPVRRPPAQRPPSQRPRPVVNRDNQGFWDGVRDHKLLIQRCSSCAALRFPWLPGCNACASPDWDAVEASGAGTVFSYVVMHHPTFPAFDPPYAVALVELAEGVRMISNITGVPHDKVRIGLPVQLEFLRVDAGLELPVFRGSEG
- a CDS encoding acyl-CoA dehydrogenase family protein, with translation MDFHSTEEQAAAAGLAARIFSDLATHERLAEAGTGSDAELWKALTAAGLIAAVEEIGLLGLVLLLEEQGRTTAQVPYAATCVYGILPVAAHGSPDQRARLLPALGTGEAVATGAFPARGRITAEGCRLTGTAPAVPWLRDATHVLVPDTDRALWLVRTDAPGVRTSPVETTAPWSAGRLVLTAAEGERLGSEGAYEGTLAAARTAFAGLQAGVCAGSLARAVEYTSTREQFGRPLSTHQGVMLRAADAHMDTEAIRVTTYEAAWRIDQGLPAHEHALTAAWWASEAGKRVVHAGQHLHGGMGADLDHPVHRHFLWGRQLDAYLGCGSELLAELGAAIAEGEQA
- a CDS encoding MaoC family dehydratase: MNIGDTLPPLEIPVTRTLIVAGAIASRDYQDVHHDAALAQEKGSPDIFMNILTTNGLVGRYVTDHLGPHAVLRKVAIRLGAPNYPGDTMTLTGTVTDVSVTAASGATASGTTVEIRVVGANGLGHHVTGTVTAEVPA
- a CDS encoding lipid-transfer protein, translating into MSVRTRDDLGGRAAIVGIGATEFSKDSGRSELKLAVEAVHAALDDAGLTPADVDGMVTFTMDTSPEITVAQAAGIGDLSFFSRIHYGGGAACATVQQAALAVATGVAEVVVCYRAFNERSGRRFGSGVQQREPSAEGAALGWSLPWGLLTPASWVAMTAQRYLHTYNLTPEAFGHVAVTDRRHAANNPAAYFYGKPITLADHAASRWIVEPLRLLDCCQETDGGQAVVVTRAERARDLRHAPAVITAAAQGAGRRQEGMTSFYRDDLTGLPEMDVVARQLWRTSGLRPSDIDVGILYDHFTPFVLMQLEEFGFCAPGEAADFVAADALPLNTHGGQLGEAYLHGMNGIAEAVRQLRGTSVNQVAGASHALVTAGTGVPTSGLILGADS
- a CDS encoding SigE family RNA polymerase sigma factor, with translation MTTPVCTLASNPTPYPSFSAYVRTRGTVLMRTARSLTANPCDAEDLLQTALAKTYVAWDRIEDHRALDGYVRRTLVNTRTSQWRKRRVDEFACDELPEPEAVPAGDPAEAQALRDAMWRAVTRLPDRQRAMVVLRYYEDLSEVQTAELLGVSVGTVKSAVSRALGKLREDPELTPVR
- a CDS encoding long-chain fatty acid--CoA ligase, with the protein product MLSTMQDVPLLVTRILRHGMTIHGKSQVTTWTGEAEPQRRSFAEIGNRATRLAGALRDALGVQQDERVATLMWNNAEHVEAYFAIPSMGAVLHTLNLRLPPEQLVFIVNHAADRVVLVNGTLLPLLAPLLPHLPTIEHVVVTGIGDRSALEGLNVRVHEYEELLDDASDSFDWPELDERQAAAMCYTSGTTGEPKGVVFSHRSVYLHSMQVNMAESMGLTDRDTTLVVVPQFHVNAWGLPHATFMTGINMLMPDRFLQPAPLAEMIEREKPTHAAAVPTIWQGLLAEVTANPRDLTSMKQVTIGGSACPPALMEAYDKLGVRVCHAWGMTETSPLGTMAHPPAGLSAEEEWPYRITQGRFPAGVEARLIGPAGDLLPWDGESAGELEVRGNWIASSYYGGASGESFRPDDKFSADGWLKTGDVGVISADGFLTLTDRAKDVIKSGGEWISSVDLENALMAHPEVAEAAVVAVPDEKWGERPLATVVLKEGASVNYTGLREFLSRTVAKWQLPERWTFIEAVPKTSVGKFDKKVIRKQYADGALDVTKLD
- a CDS encoding antibiotic biosynthesis monooxygenase, which codes for MAIINTSEHTVPADNGEVNLLIARQVEPGHEETFEAWAHGILETAAGFPDHLGYGLFRPATEGGPWFLVHRFRNQAAFQRWQDSPERAQWFANCLGHHHTEIARRELHGMETWFAKPGTTRPAPPRWKMAISSGLAIFPISLIGNAVLGPYLVNLHFVLRTAAFAVVFSTLMTYVAMPAVSRLLRPWLTRG